The Terriglobales bacterium genome segment TCGTCATGAAATGCCGCATGATCGAGGTATGGCTCGATGTAGGCAAACTCGCGCTCCTCGAACTTAGCTTCGAAGGGACCCCGGCGCGCCACTACGATGACCTCTTCGGTCTGGCGATCAGGCAGGTCCAGCAATAGCCAGCGCGCTACGTCCACCATAACATTGCCCATGCCGACGATTGCAATACGCTTCCTGGTAGAGAAATCCCGCCAAGCGAAGGGCGGCAGCTGATTGTAGTGGTAGACGAAGTCCTTGGCGGCGAACACGCCGCGCGCATCCTCACCGGGAATGCCGAGCTTCTTGGTACCTTGCGCGCCGACAGCGAAGACCATGGCCGAGGGACCGAACTCGCGCAAATCCGAAATCGAAAAGGCATAGCCCGACCCAATCGGCACGCCGCCAAAGTAGTGCACGTTGGGCAGGCCCAGGACCTTGGCGAACTGCTTGCGCAGCCCGTCCTTCATCTTGTGTTTCACCGGATAAATGCCGTACTCGGCAAGTCCGCCCGGCTTGATATCGCGATTGAAGATCAGCACCTGATGTCCGGACAGAGCAATCTTCTGTGCGGCAAACAAGCCAGCGGGACCCGCGCCCACGACCGACACTGTTTTCATGCAGGCTCCTTAGGGCAAGGCGACGGTCAGCGGACTGCTCTAACCAGTCGGCAAGGAGAGGAGAAACCTTCTCCATCATAGTTTCCCCTCTGCCGCTCCTTTGCGGCAGTGACCTAACCCACAGCCGTCGGTGACCTGAATCAGGGATCGCAAGACAGTCTCAGACGCGGTCGTGGCCGTGCTGGAACATGAGGCGAACTGGCAAGTTCTGCCTGCGCAAACTCCAGCAAAAAAAACGCAGCCTGTTGCGGCCGTGCTGCGAGCTGGCGGAGCCCTGCATACAGCAATTCCGAGCCGCGCCTACGAGATTCCCGCGATTGTGCCAGAGGCGAGTTTGAACTATCAGAGAGCCCGGATAGGCGGGCGCTGATCTCAGTTGAGAAGCAAACAGCGGTAAATCGCTGGATCAGGGACAACGCTGGGCTCAGCGTCTGCCGTCCTTTCCCTTGATGCTCATGGCTTTACGCGCATAGCCGCTCTGAGACAACTTCTACAGTAAAGCTATCGCATTCTTCCCGGATAAGCTGTATTCCTCGCAGCTGGGGAAATAGCGTGTAATGAATCGGCGCCAATTCGTCTTAGATTCCGGAGAAGGAGTTAGCAAATGAAGAAGTTGTTCCTGATCTCACCAGCATTGGTTTTGGCGGGGACATTGGCTTTGGCGCAAACTCAGACGGCGCCAGATCCGCAAGGCTCTCAATCTCAGAGCTCGCAATCAACCCAGAGCGGCCAGAGTGGCTCGTCACAGACTCAGGATCAGGGGTCGACCCAGTCCGGCGCCTCCCAGAGCAGTTCGGGCGGTTATTCGGGCAGCGGTACTTCCGACCAGACCACCGGCAAGAAGAAGCACAAAAAGAACAAGGACACCACCGGGGCCGCCGGAACCAGCAACCCCAGCGACCAGACAGCTAACCCGCCAAAGAACTAAGACGGATTGAGCCAGGCTTAGAAAGGCCGACGTTCGCGTCGGCCTTCTGGCTTTATGGAGTGGGCCGCTTTTTGCGATCGCAGCTCTTATCCTAGGGTCCCGGACGCTGATCCGTTGGTCGAAAGCGACTTCCTTCGCCTCGAATAGACGAATCCAGCAGTTCGATCGGATGAACGACGGAAATATTTTTTCCCAAACTTTTCAGCGCGGACTGGATCTGGAGCAGACAACCCGGATTTCCAGTCGCGATCACGTCAGGGGTTGTGGAAATCGCATTCTGGGCCTTCCGAAGACCTAGCTCCTTCGCGGTCTCAGGTTCCACCAGGTTGTAAATGCCGGCGGAGCCGCAGCAGATCGCAGATTCAGGAATCTCCGAAACACTGAGCCCGGGGATCGTTTGCAGCACCCGGCGAGGCTGCGCTTGAACACGCTGCGCGTGTTGAATGTGGCAGGCATCGTGATAGGCAACCCGCAGCGGGATGGGATGCCGATTCGCTCGCGGTTCCAGCTCCGCCAGGAATTCGCAAACGTCCCGGCACTTTGCGGAAAACTCATGCGCACGCGTGGCGTACCGCGGATCATCGCGCAGCAAGTGCCCGTAGTCTTTCACGTTCGAACCACAACCTGCCGCATTCACTACGATGGCCTGCACATTCGCCCGCTCAAATACATCGATTAACCGCCGTGCATAATCAAGTGACTGCTTCTCTTCGCCGGCATGGGTCATGAGGGCGCCGCAGCAGCCTTGCTCTGGCGGGATCACAACTTCGCAGCCTTCCGCAGCGAGCACTCGAGCCGTGGCCGCGTTCACCTCGGGAAACATCACGCTCTGCACGCAGCCCGCAAGTAAGCCAACTCGAGCCCGAGCTGCCCCGATTGCGGGAACCTTACCTGGCAGATTCTGCCTCAAGCTGGCCACGGTAACCGTGGGAAGCAACTCCTCGATTCCTTGCAAGCCCTTCGGTAAGACTCTCTTCAAACCGGATCGTCGAAACAGCGCTTGCACGCCAAAGCGCTGGTACAACCACAGCGGAAGCAGCAGACTCCGTAGGATTCTGGGACGCGGGAAAACATAGAAAATCAGGCGGCGGTGCAAGCGCTCGATCCAGGGCCGCCGAAAATGCCGCTCGATCTGCGCGCGTGTGGCGGTGACGATTTTGTCGTATTGCACCCCCGACGGACATGCCGTCATGCAGGCCATGCAACTGAGACACCGGTCGAGGTGGCGCACGAACGTCTCATTGATCTCGGCTTTGCCCTCGCTCGCCATCTTCATCAGGTAAATTCGCCCGCGAGGCGAATCCATCTCCTCGCGCCATAGGGCGTAGGTCGGGCAGGTAGGCAGGCAGAAGCCGCAATGAACACACTCGTCAATCAACTTTTGCGCTGGGGGGTTGTGACTGTCAAATGCAGACTTGCCGCCGAGATCTTTGGCGACAGATCCAGGTATCGGAGCGGACTCGTGCGCCGCGGCCATCAAATACCTCCTACAAAGCGCCCCGGGTTGAGGATGCCATGCGGATCCAGTTGTCTCTTTATTCGACGCATGAGTTCGATGGAATCAGCTGGGGATCCCCAAACATTGATTGCCGATTTCTTCTCCGCTGGACACCCGAGGACGGCCAGGCTTCCGCCCAAACCTGCCAGATGCGTCCGCAAGCTCAACACGATGTCCGCAAGCTTTTCAGATGTGGCCTCCAGCCGCAGCAATCCGATGCCGACCCCCTCGGCGATCATTTGCCACTTCAGATCGTGAGTCTGCTCCAACGACACCAGCCGCTCCAACACCTTGCCCAGGTCTCCCGGCAGCGCGCTGAATTTGGCTACCAAAGCGCTGTCACCTCCCAGCCAGAAGGCTAGGGCCTCGCGAATGTGCCACACTTGAGGGCCGGCATCCGCCGCTGGTTCCAGTCGAGTCATCCTCACCAGCTTCTCCACCTGGGCGGCGATGCCTTCGGCTGTGCCCTCGAAACCAACGTCCAGATGCGCGTTCTCCCCCGAGCTGGCGCGATACTGCAATCCGGAGCACACCAACTGGGAGTCAAGCACTTTCAGCAGGAGCGTCCCTAAAGCCGCGGAATCAGAAAATTCAAAGCTGACGACCCGCGATTGGCGCGGGAGTGGGTGCAGGCGAAACACCGCTTCCGTAATGACGCCCAAGGTTCCCAGCGAGCCGGTGGCCAGCTTGGGGAGATCATATCCCGCGACATTCTTCACCACTTTGCCACCGCTACGGGCGAGCGTCCCATCAGCCAAAGCCAAAGTAATCCCAATCACCAGATCCCTGAGAGAACCGAAGCGCAAGCGCAGGGATCCGCTGTCGTTGGCCGCCAGAATGCCACCGATGGTGGCCCGTTCCGGCCAAAGGGGATCGATCGCCAGCCGCTGTCCATGTTGAGCCAGCGTCCGTTGCAGTACGGCGACCGTGCAGCCTGCCTCCACGGTTACGGTCATGTCGGCCCATGCGTGCTCGAGCACACGGTTCAGACGAGCAGTGGAAAGAATGAGATCGGCGCAGCGGGGTGGATTTCCCCACCCTAATTTCGTCCCTCCGCCGCGTGGAATGACTCCAATACCGGCCCCATCAGCGATTTCCAACACATGTCCAATCTCGGCGGAAGTGCCAGGCTCAATTACGGTCTCTGGATCTACGCCGTCAATTGCCTCCTGCGGCGTGGCGGAACGGATGTGGTCTTCACCCACGACGCTGCGCAGCTCTTCCGCCAGTTCGGAGACTCTCTGCGGCATGGGAGGACGTGGAGACATGACCCTTGCAGGTTAAAAATACTCCGCCACTCCTGCTATCTCGAGGGGATGCGGTTCGTATGGTCCTGTCTTTTCGGCACACAATCGTGGCCGCGGAAAGACTTTGGTCGGATTCGAGAGCAATTCGGGATCAAACGCACAGCGCACGCGCTGCATGGTGTCGAGATCCGGCTCGGAGAACATCTCCGCCATGAAGCCTTTCTTCTCTTCCCCGACTCCATGTTCCCCGGTGATCGAACCGCCGGCTTGTATGCAGAGCCGGAGAATATCGCCGGAAAGTTTTTCCGCCAGTTGCTCCTGCCCGGGAATGCGTCGGTCGTACAGGACCAGGGGATGAAGGTTGCCATCCCCGGCGTGAAATACATTGGCAACGCGCAGCCCCACCGCACCACTCATTTTCTCAATCTCATCGAGCACCTTCGGCAAGGCGGTACGTGGAATCACTCCATCCTGCACGATATAGTTGGGGGAAATGCGGCCCATGGCGGCGAACGCCGCTTTGCGTCCTTTCCAGATTACGATGCGCTCGGCCTCGGTTTGGGCTACGCGTATCTCCCAGGCGCCATTCGCGGTGCAAACCTCTCTGACTTGCGACATCAGCGACTCGACTTCCGCTGTCACTCCATCCAATTCCACCAGCAACAAGCCACCACAGTTCGGATAATTCGCGTGCACGGAGGCTTCCGCGGCCTGTATCGCCAGGTTGTCCATCATCTCGATCGCCGCCGGCAAAATTCCCGCCGCTATGATTCCGCTCACCGCCGCCCCAGCCTGTCGGGTCGTATCAAATGCAGCGAGTAGAGTCTTGATCGTTTCCGGACGCTTCACGATCCGCAGAATAATTTTGGTCGCAATACCAAGCGTGCCTTCTGATCCCACGAACACTCCCGGCAGGTCATAGCCAGGGTGATCCAGGGTCTTGCCACCTAGATGAATGAGCGACCCGTCCGGTAGCACCACCTCCATGCCTAGCACATGCGTGGTGGTAAATCCATATTTCAGGCAATGTGCGCCGCCGGAGTTCTCAGCTACATTTCCTCCAATGCTGCAGACCTGCTGGGAGGAGGGATCAGGTGCATAGAAGAAGCCGGCCCCAGCCACTTCCTGAGTGACGCTGGAGTTGATGACGCCAGGCTCCACTACCACGCGTGCATTCAGATAATCTACTTCGAGGATGCGAGTCATGCGCGCCAGGCTGATTACGATACCGTTCTCGATAGGTAAGGCGCCGCCTGACAGCCCAGTTCCCGAACCACGCGCCACAAAAGGTATTCTCTCTCTGGCGCAGAGACCAACAATTGCCTGTACTTGCTCGCTAGAAGTGGGCAGGACGACGGCAGCAGGCATCACCCGAAAATTCGTCAGCCCGTCGCACTCGTAGGTGCGCAACTGTTGCGGCTGGGTGATTAAGCCTTCGTTGCCAACCACCCGCCGGAGCTCGGTAAGAATACGAGCTTCCATGGTTCGACTACTTCACAAAAGTCAGGCCGTGCGGCACCAGATGCGGCACTACGTAAGCGTAGATCATCACGATCGCGCCCACGATCGCACCCAGGGCAATCGAGTGCCATACGACGAACCGGAAAATCACGCCTTCGTTGCCTACTTGATTCGTGGCGGAAGTGGCCACCACAATCGATTGCGCATCCACCATCTTTCCCATCACGCCTCCGGCGCTGTTGGCGGCTGCCATAAGCACAGGATCAAGGTTGAGCTGCTTGGCGGTGATGACCTGCAAGCTGCCAAAGAGCGCGTTGGAAGAGGTATCGCTTCCAGTTAGCGCCACACCCAGCCAACCCAGGAACGTCCCAAAGAACGGGAAGAACCAGCCGGTTCGGGTAAAGGCGAGTCCCAAGACGGCGTCGAGACCTGAATAGCGCGTGACAAACCCCAAGCCGAGCATGAAGGAGATAGCGATCATGGCCAGCTTCATGCGCTTCAGGGTAAACCAAAAGATCCCTAGCAGCTTGCCTGGACCCAGCCCGAGCAGCAGCCCCGATACGATCGCCGCCAGGAAGCAACCAGTCCCGGTAGCAGACAGCCAGTTGAAATCATATCGCGCCGCCTCGGGAGTTGGTTTGCTAACCACTGGGGCAGCTCGTGTGACCGCGCCGTGCAGATAGGGGACATTCCACCCCGGCGGACCGGGCCGCTTTTTGCCGTCTGGAAGGATCACCGTGAAAGCCGGCGTAGTGGCCTTGTTCATGGCCAGCTTGATGCTGGGCAGCCCCCACAGCAGCACGAACAGGGACAGCACGGCGAACGGCATCCACGCCTTGGCGATCTGCCCGGCTGTGTAGTGATGCAGAGTGGCGGGCGTCCCCGGAACTTCCCAAGTCGCACCTTGTTGGTCTTCGACTTTCTCATCGGGCGAGCCGGGACCTCCGGCGTCGTCATGCTCAAATCGCCAGATGCGTTTTGGTTTCCAGAAGTGAAGGAAAACGACCGTCGCTATCAGCGAAACCACGCCGCCGGCGATATCCACCAGGTTGCTGTCGACGTGGTTAGACCAAAGGAATTGCGTGATCGCAAACGACACTCCAACCACCAAGATCGCGGGCAACACCTCAAAGGTCTCAGCCCAGCCGACCATGGCGCGCACCAGCCAGAAGGGCACGATAACCGCCGTAAAAGGAAGGATGCGTCCGATCATGGCATTGATATCGGATTCTGGCAGCGCGGTCACTGCTGCGAGTGTGTGTACAGGGGTTCCAATCGCGCCCCAGGCAACCGGAGCAGTATTCGCGATCAGATTCAGGGCGGCTGAGTAGAAAGGCTTAAAGCCCAGGCCGATCATGAAAGCGCCGGCAATAGCCACCGGTGCGCCAAATCCTGCAGCCCCTTCAATGAAAGCTCCAAAGCAGAACGCAACCAGCAACAGTTGCAGCCTGCGATCGGCGGTGATCCCGGCCACGGATTCTTTCATGATCTCGAATTGGCCGGTATGCACGGAGATGTCGTAGAGATAAACAGCCGCGAGAACGATCCAGGCAATCTTCAGTAGTCCAAAGGCGACTCCATACAGAAAGCTCATTCCTGCCAGTACCACAGGCATGTGGAAGAAAATCATCGCCGCCAGAATGGCGGTGAGTGCTCCCGCCATTGCGCACCAATGCGGGCGGATGCGCAGGCCTGCCAGCATAGTGAACAGGACAATGATGGGTAGAGCAGCCACTATGGTGGACAGCCACCAATGCCCGAAGGGGTCATACACCTGGGTCCAAGTCATTGCTCCTCCTGAAAGAGAACAGCGATTCGACTGCCAGGTTCCCACTGCTTTAGCACTTCACAGGATTCAATGCTTCACGACGGATCATGCTCTCATTCAGCGATCCCCCAACTTTTTCGGAAAGGCCGATTGAGGAATGGCGGGTATTGGATCGCCTGGCGCAATTCCCCGCATTGCGTAGCTTCAGATATTCCCGCAAAACGCCCTTGTCAAGAGCTTTTTCGGCAAAATTGCTCTGAAAACGACTAATCAAGAAGCTGACTGCTTCTGTCCGGTCTGATCTTGCACCCCAGGGCTTCCCTTTTGACTTGACCGCGCTAACAAGCCTATTATTTCCAGCCACAAGATCCGGCGACTTTCCAGCCTGGAGGCATCGCCATGGAATACAAGATCAGGGAGAGCAACGGCGTCACCATCGTCGATCTGAACGGAAGACTGAGTCTGGGCGAGGCAATCGCTTTCGGCCCGGGTAGCGGCACTTCCTTGCGTGATGTAGTACCCAAGCTCCTGAAAGAGGGCAAACGAAAGATCCTTCTAAACCTGAAGGACGTTAATTACATCGACAGCTCCGGAATCGGCGACATCATCACTGCTTATAGCTCGACTCGGAACCAGGGCGGTGAACTGAGACTCGCCAGCCCCAGTCCGCAGGTCCGCGACCTGTTCCAGATCACGAAGCTCTATACGATCCTGGATGTCAGCGACGATGAGACCACTGCACTGAAGGGATTCCAGAAAGCGGGTCAGCCTAGTACCTCGGTAGCTTAAAAGCTATCTTATTAATCGGTTTTGAAAGGCTGCGGCTGAGCCGCGCCGTCCAGAGCCGTACAGATCCTGGGCTTTGAGCCCCTGAGGGGAATCAACCTTTACTCCCTTCGGTCCCTTATGAAATAGCTTGATCGCTTCTAGGCTGATTCGCTTTCACACAGGGTTCGTCCACCCCAGCCAAGGGTTGCAGATTCAAAGTACATCTTTTTCTGAAGAAATGCCGAGACTACCGTAGCGGCATCCATTTTCTGGCCGTCCACGGAATAATTCAGCTGCCGCATGTCGTCCGCGTTGATACCTTCCGCTAACTTCTGCAGATTGGACCGGATCTGCGGAAAATTTCGCACCGCCTCACTCCGCACGATGGGCACAGCGTCATACGGCGGAAAGTAGTGGCGGTCGTCTTCCAGGACCACTAGATCGAGCGCTCTAATCAATCCATCTGTATTGGAGCCCGCAACCAGGTCCACCTGGCGGTTCTCCAGAGCGCGATATAGCAACCCCAAATCCATTACCCGTGGCGCTTCCGCGAACCGCAGACCATATGTTTGCACCAGACCCTCGTACCCATCCTTACGCTCAAGAAATTCGTAGCCAATGCCCATTCGTAATTTCGGGGCATACGGCGCCAACTCTGACAGCGATTTCACAGTCATCTGGCGCGCATCTGCACCTCGCATCACAATGGCAAAGCTGTTGTTGAACCCCAGCGGTGGCATCACTTCCAATCCCCACCTGCGCAGATACTCGGACTTCACCTCCTGATACACACTCTGCGAATCGCCGTGAGGTTCCGCTTTCAAAATCGCCGTCAAAGCCGTGCCCGTGTATTCCACATACAGATCGATTCGGCCGGCCAGGAGTGCCTGATGACAGATGTAAGTCCCGGCGAGATAGAAACGCCGCTCGACCGGCAAGCTGGCAGTCCTCTCCAGATACTGCGCCAGTAGTTCGCCGAGGATGAGCTGTTCGGTGAAGTTCTTGGAACCGATGGTGACCTGCCTGGATCGCGGCCTGCATGCAGCCAGCAGCAAGGGTAGTGCTGCCAGCAAGCTCCGCCGCGTCATTGTTCTCCGTGGCGGTGACGAACCAGGATGCGCTGCAATCCGCCGACAACTGCATCCGCAAAAAGCGCCAGCAATGCCGCCGGAATCGCGCCTGCAAGGATTACGTTGTTGTCCACCATGGAGAGCCCGCGGAAAATAAACTCCCCCAATCCGCCGGCCCCGACTGCCGCTGCGATGGTTGCCACCCCCACCGCAATCACCGTTGCTACCCGAATTCCCGCGAGAATCACCGGCGCCGACAGCGGCAATTCCACTCGCCACAATAGCTGAGCATTGGTCAGACCCATCGCGTTCGCCGCATATCTCACTCCGGGATCGACGCCCTTGATCCCCGTGTAGGTATTGCGAACGACCGGGAGTAGCGCGTAGAGCGTCAAGGCTACGATCGCCAACCTGCTCGCCCGGACTCCCAGCCACGGCACTGGCATCAGCAAGCCAAACAGCGCAAGACTCGGTACGGTTTGAATCACGTTGTTGAAACCCAGAACCGCGGCTGACAACTTCGGGCGGCGGGTAAGAAGAATTCCCAGCGGCACGCCGATAGCCACCGCAATGAGCATTGAAATTCCGACCAGCCATAGATGTTCGCTGGTCAACGTAAGCACTTCCTGGCGGTGATTGGAGATAAAGCGAAGAAAGTTCATGCCGGTCCCCGATCAGCTTTCGAAGATCTTCTGCATGGCCCGGAACGAATCCGCATAAGCCTTGGCCACCGGAAGCTCGGAATTCAGAAACTCATGCGGCGTGAACACATCCTGTAATCTGCCATCCTCAATAAGCGCGATACGGTCTCCCAGCATCAGCGCTTCGCTCACGTCATGGGTGACGAACACCACCGTCTTGCCCAGGCTTTCTTGCAGCAGCCGGAATTCTTGTTGCAGCTCGGCGCGCGTAAGCGGATCAAGCGCTCCAAATGGCTCATCCATCAGCAGAATTGGCGGATCGGCTGCCAGTGCCCTCGCCAGCCCAACCCTCTGCCTCTGGCCGCCTGACAACTGACTCGGATATCGCGCGCCAAACTCCTCCAGGCTAAGCCCCACCAGCTTCATCACCTCCTGCAACCGGCGCTCAAGCTTTGACTTCTCCCAACCCTGAAGCATGGGCACGAGCATTACATTTTTCCGCACGGTGTAATGCGGAAACAGCCCCACCTCCTGAATCGCGTATCCGATGTGCCGGCGGAGCGGAATCAGATTCCACTCCGAAGTCGGCTTCCCCTCCACGCACACCTCGCCGCGGCTGGGCTTCAGCAGTCCATTGATCATTTTGAGGAGAGTGGTCTTGCCGGAGCCGCTCCGGCCCAGGAACATCAGGATTTCGCCCTTGTAGACCTGCAGGCTCAAATCGGAGAGCAGCGCGCGACCGGAGTCCAGCAAGTACGAAACATCCTGGAACTCGATCGTAGCTTCGTCCAACCCGCCCGTCCTTACACTCGCAGAAGGCCTGCTTACGGTGAGGCTTTGCAGTCCGCGCCGCAGACACAATAATTCATGCTTATGCCAGCGCCCCCGAATACGTGGCTCGCTTAAGAAAACTGCCCGTGCCCGGCTTGCCGTGAAACTTGTCTCCTTCCACCAGAACCCGGCCTCGCGACAGCACTACTTCCGGCATTCCCGTCACGGTTATGCCTTCAAACATGCTGTAATCCACCCTCATGTGATGCGTCTTGGCGCTGATGGTGTGCTGTCGTTTCGGATTAAACACCACCAGATCCGCATCGCTGCCCACAGCAACGGTTCCCTTTCGCGGGTAGAGCCCGAAGAGTTTGGCCGGAGTGGTTGAGACGATCTCCACAAATCGGTTCACGCTGAAACGCCCGCCGCTAACACCTCCGGAATACACCAGGCTCATGCGGTGCTCGATTCCCGGCCCGCCATTGGGAATCTTCGTGAAGTCATCCTTTCCCAATTCTTTCTGCTCCTTGAAGCAGAACGGGCAGTGATCGGTAGAAACCACCTGCAGATGATCGTGCTTCAGGCCCTGCCACAGCTTCTCCTGATGCCACTTCTCGCGCAGCGGTGGCGTGAACACGTACTTGGCTCCTTCAAAACCCGGCACGTCGAAATTCTCCAGCGAGAGATACAGATACTGCGGGCATGTCTCCGCATACACCGGAAGGCCGCGATCCCGCCCTTCCCGCACCTTTTCCATCGCATCGTTGCAGCTCAGATGAACGATATAGAGTGGCGCGCCCGCCATTTCCGCCAGTGCGATGGCTCGCGCCGTCGCCTCTGCCTCTGCCGTTGTCGGGCGGGTTAAGGCGTGATACTTGGGTGCAGTCTTCCCTTCCGCCAGCGCCTGGCGCACGATCACATCGATGGCTCCGCCATTCTCCGCATGCATGCAGACCATGGCTCCGTTTTTGCCAGTGGTGCGCAGGGCCTTGAAGATGGTGGCATCGTCAAGCATGAATACTCCGGGATAAGCCATGAACAGCTTGAAGCTGGTCACGCCCTCCCGCACCAACTGATTCATTTCCTCCAGACGCGCATCCGGAAGATCGGTGATGATGCAGTGGAATCCATAATCTCCAATCGCTTTGCGGGAAGCCTTCTCCATCCAGGCATCGAATGCCGTGCGCAGGCTTTGTCCTTTGTATTGGATCGCGAAGTCAATCAGCGTGGTTGTTCCGCCGAACAGCGCCGCACGCGTGCCAGTCTCAAAGTCATCGGAACTGGTGGTCCCGCCGAATGGCATATCCAAATGTGTATGGACGTCGATCCCGCCCGGCAATACGTAGCTGCCGCTGGCATCGATGATGCGCGTCGCATTGTCGCGTGGCAGAGCCTCCGCGAGCGCAACCACTTTCTCCCCTCTGATTCCCACATCGGCCTTAAAGCTGTCAGTTGCGGTTGCAACTGTGCCATTAGCCACGACGATGTCGAATGCCATCTCCCCAATCCCCTCGGAACGCGGTCTGCACCGAATTGTATGCTAGAATCCCGCAACTTTGTTGTTGCAGCACCGCGGAGGATGGCATGCGGTTCGGGATCACTCTTAAGCCGGACATCAGTGTCGAACGGGTCGTCAATTTGACGCGCCAGGCGGAGCAGGCAGGATTTGAATACGGCTGGATCTTCGATTCCCATGTGCTCTGGAAAGAGCCCTTTCCCCTGCTCACCTTGATGGCGGTTAATTCCCGGCGCATGAAGCTGGGCCCCTGCGTCACCAATCCCGCGGTGCGCGATATCACTGTCATGTCCAGCCTGTTTGCCACGCTGGATCTGATTTCCAATCACCGCATGCAACTCGGGATCGGACGCGGCGATAGCTCACGTCGAGTCTTAGGAAAAAAGCCGGTCACGCCGTCCGAGTTAGAGCAATCCATTGCAGACTTTCGCGCCCTCACCTCTGGCAAGAGCATTCAATATCATCATGTGTCGACGCAGCTCTCCTGGGCCACGGGTGCGCCTCCCGTCTGGGTAGCGGGTTACGGGCCTAAGGTGCTCAACATGGCAGGAAGGGTCGCGGATGGAGTCATTCTGCAATTCGCCGATCCCGACCTGATCGAATGGTGCGTCTCTTTTGTACACCAGGGCGCGCGCGAAGCTGGCCGCGATCCCAAAGCAATCGAGATTATGGCCGCGGCTCCGGTCTGGGTAGCGAATGATCTGAAAGTGGCTCGCGAGCGGGTCCGCTGGTTCCCTGCCCTGGTCTCGAATCATGTGGTCGATCTTCTCTCCCGCTACAAGGCTGAAGAACTCCCGTCTGCCCTGACCAGCTACGTTCACAACCGCGGCGCCTACGATTACCAGCACCACTGCGAGGTCGGCAGCGACAACTCAGAATTCGTCAGCGACGAAGTTGTGGATCGCTTCTGCCTGGTCGGTCCTGTCGAAGCTCACATCGAAAAGTTGAGGGTCCTCGAGGGGGTAGGAGTCACACAATTCAACATCTACCTAATGTGTGGAGAGGAAGAGGAGACGTTGGAGACCTACTGCCATGAGGTATTGCCGCAGTTCCAGGCAAAGCTGGCTGGCGCGGCTTCATAGCGTGCAGCCTCGCAGCCACTCAATCCGCTGATGCCGGATCTTCTAACCGCAACGGCACGGAGCGCATCGCCGCATAGTACGTCGCAAACGATACAGCGAAGCCGACGAACCAGGAGTAGTCGTACAAAACCCTGAGTGGCGGCACCACCAGCCCGACCAGGGCCAGCGCCGCTCCCAACACCAGTGCGCTGATGGCTTTTCCATTAAATCCGCTGGAATACTCATACGCCCCACCACGCAAGTACAGGTCCGGCACGAGCAGCGCACGCCTGCGGATGATCCAGTAATCGCAGATCATGATTCCGGCAACCGGGCCCAGCAAGGCGGCATATCCGCCCAGCCAGCCAAAAATGAACGTGCGGTGGTTCGCTAGGAGTTTCCAGGGCATCATGGCTACACCCAGCAGACAAGTAATTACTCCTCCAGTTTTGAAGCTGATGCGCTTCGGCCACAAATTAGAAAAATCGTTCGCTGGCGAAACAACGTTGGCGCCAATATTCACATTCAGCGTCGCCAGAAGAATCGCCAGCAATGCGATAGCC includes the following:
- the glcF gene encoding glycolate oxidase subunit GlcF, encoding MAAAHESAPIPGSVAKDLGGKSAFDSHNPPAQKLIDECVHCGFCLPTCPTYALWREEMDSPRGRIYLMKMASEGKAEINETFVRHLDRCLSCMACMTACPSGVQYDKIVTATRAQIERHFRRPWIERLHRRLIFYVFPRPRILRSLLLPLWLYQRFGVQALFRRSGLKRVLPKGLQGIEELLPTVTVASLRQNLPGKVPAIGAARARVGLLAGCVQSVMFPEVNAATARVLAAEGCEVVIPPEQGCCGALMTHAGEEKQSLDYARRLIDVFERANVQAIVVNAAGCGSNVKDYGHLLRDDPRYATRAHEFSAKCRDVCEFLAELEPRANRHPIPLRVAYHDACHIQHAQRVQAQPRRVLQTIPGLSVSEIPESAICCGSAGIYNLVEPETAKELGLRKAQNAISTTPDVIATGNPGCLLQIQSALKSLGKNISVVHPIELLDSSIRGEGSRFRPTDQRPGP
- a CDS encoding FAD-binding oxidoreductase, producing MSPRPPMPQRVSELAEELRSVVGEDHIRSATPQEAIDGVDPETVIEPGTSAEIGHVLEIADGAGIGVIPRGGGTKLGWGNPPRCADLILSTARLNRVLEHAWADMTVTVEAGCTVAVLQRTLAQHGQRLAIDPLWPERATIGGILAANDSGSLRLRFGSLRDLVIGITLALADGTLARSGGKVVKNVAGYDLPKLATGSLGTLGVITEAVFRLHPLPRQSRVVSFEFSDSAALGTLLLKVLDSQLVCSGLQYRASSGENAHLDVGFEGTAEGIAAQVEKLVRMTRLEPAADAGPQVWHIREALAFWLGGDSALVAKFSALPGDLGKVLERLVSLEQTHDLKWQMIAEGVGIGLLRLEATSEKLADIVLSLRTHLAGLGGSLAVLGCPAEKKSAINVWGSPADSIELMRRIKRQLDPHGILNPGRFVGGI
- a CDS encoding FAD-linked oxidase C-terminal domain-containing protein is translated as MEARILTELRRVVGNEGLITQPQQLRTYECDGLTNFRVMPAAVVLPTSSEQVQAIVGLCARERIPFVARGSGTGLSGGALPIENGIVISLARMTRILEVDYLNARVVVEPGVINSSVTQEVAGAGFFYAPDPSSQQVCSIGGNVAENSGGAHCLKYGFTTTHVLGMEVVLPDGSLIHLGGKTLDHPGYDLPGVFVGSEGTLGIATKIILRIVKRPETIKTLLAAFDTTRQAGAAVSGIIAAGILPAAIEMMDNLAIQAAEASVHANYPNCGGLLLVELDGVTAEVESLMSQVREVCTANGAWEIRVAQTEAERIVIWKGRKAAFAAMGRISPNYIVQDGVIPRTALPKVLDEIEKMSGAVGLRVANVFHAGDGNLHPLVLYDRRIPGQEQLAEKLSGDILRLCIQAGGSITGEHGVGEEKKGFMAEMFSEPDLDTMQRVRCAFDPELLSNPTKVFPRPRLCAEKTGPYEPHPLEIAGVAEYF
- a CDS encoding lactate permease LctP family transporter; the protein is MTWTQVYDPFGHWWLSTIVAALPIIVLFTMLAGLRIRPHWCAMAGALTAILAAMIFFHMPVVLAGMSFLYGVAFGLLKIAWIVLAAVYLYDISVHTGQFEIMKESVAGITADRRLQLLLVAFCFGAFIEGAAGFGAPVAIAGAFMIGLGFKPFYSAALNLIANTAPVAWGAIGTPVHTLAAVTALPESDINAMIGRILPFTAVIVPFWLVRAMVGWAETFEVLPAILVVGVSFAITQFLWSNHVDSNLVDIAGGVVSLIATVVFLHFWKPKRIWRFEHDDAGGPGSPDEKVEDQQGATWEVPGTPATLHHYTAGQIAKAWMPFAVLSLFVLLWGLPSIKLAMNKATTPAFTVILPDGKKRPGPPGWNVPYLHGAVTRAAPVVSKPTPEAARYDFNWLSATGTGCFLAAIVSGLLLGLGPGKLLGIFWFTLKRMKLAMIAISFMLGLGFVTRYSGLDAVLGLAFTRTGWFFPFFGTFLGWLGVALTGSDTSSNALFGSLQVITAKQLNLDPVLMAAANSAGGVMGKMVDAQSIVVATSATNQVGNEGVIFRFVVWHSIALGAIVGAIVMIYAYVVPHLVPHGLTFVK